One Trachemys scripta elegans isolate TJP31775 chromosome 4, CAS_Tse_1.0, whole genome shotgun sequence genomic region harbors:
- the ATXN3 gene encoding ataxin-3 isoform X7: MTVATSPFKNERSFICNYKEHWFTVRKLGKQWFNLNSLLMGPELISDTYLALFLAQLQQEGYSIFVVKGDLPDCEADQLLQMIQVQQMQRPKLIGEETAQSRDERVQKTDLEQALDVNHPFDGTGMLDEDEENFQRALALSKQEIDMEDEEADLRRAIQLSMQGGHQSEFSDSASQNIPHSSGTSQFESLSSEELRRRRQTYFEKQQQQSQQGQTPDIHDKPATSSNALGTDPGGDMSEEDMLQAAMNMSLESVRNCLNTEEKK, translated from the exons aaaTGAAAGATCATTTATTTGTAATTATAAGGAACACTGGTTTACAGTTCGAAAGTTAGGAAAACAG TGGTTTAACTTGAACTCTCTCCTGATGGGTCCAGAACTAATATCAGATACATACCTTGCACTTTTCTTGGCTCAGTTACAACAGGAAG GTTATTCTATATTTGTTGTAAAGGGTGACCTGCCAGATTGTGAGGCTGACCAACTACTGCAAATGATTCAGGTACAGCAGATGCAGCGACCAAAACTGATTGGGGAAGAAACTGCACAATCAAGAGATGAAAG GGTGCAAAAAACTGACCTGGAACAAGCTTTAGACGTTAACCATCCCTTTGATGGAACAGGCATGTTAGATGAAGATGAGGAGAATTTCCAAAGAGCCCTTGCTCTAAGTAAACAGGAAATTGATATGGAAGATGAAGAAGCTGATCTTCGTAGAGCCATTCAACTTAGTATGCAAG GAGGCCATCAAAGTGAGTTTTCAGACTCTGCATCGCAGAATATACCACATTCGTCTGGTACAAGTCAGTTTGAATCTCTTTCTTCAGAAGAGCTGCGAAGGAGAAGACAGACGTATTTTGAAAA ACAGCAGCAACAGTCGCAGCAAGGCCAGACCCCAGATATACACGATAAGCCAGCTACAAGTTCAAATGCACTAGGAACAGACCCAG GAGGCGATATGAGTGAAGAAGACATGCTTCAAGCAGCCATGAATATGTCCTTGGAATCTGTTAGGAACTGCCTaaatacagaagaaaagaaatga
- the ATXN3 gene encoding ataxin-3 isoform X6: MAEGGVSSEEYRTFLQQPSGNMDDSGYFSIQVISNALKVWGLELILFNSPEYQRLGIDPINERSFICNYKEHWFTVRKLGKQWFNLNSLLMGPELISDTYLALFLAQLQQEGYSIFVVKGDLPDCEADQLLQMIQVQQMQRPKLIGEETAQSRDERVQKTDLEQALDVNHPFDGTGMLDEDEENFQRALALSKQEIDMEDEEADLRRAIQLSMQGGHQSEFSDSASQNIPHSSGTSQFESLSSEELRRRRQTYFEKQQQQSQQGQTPDIHDKPATSSNALGTDPGGDMSEEDMLQAAMNMSLESVRNCLNTEEKK, from the exons GTTATAAGCAATGCCTTGAAAGTTTGGGGTTTAGAACTAATCCTCTTCAACAGCCCAGAGTATCAGAGGCTCGGGATCGACCCTAT aaaTGAAAGATCATTTATTTGTAATTATAAGGAACACTGGTTTACAGTTCGAAAGTTAGGAAAACAG TGGTTTAACTTGAACTCTCTCCTGATGGGTCCAGAACTAATATCAGATACATACCTTGCACTTTTCTTGGCTCAGTTACAACAGGAAG GTTATTCTATATTTGTTGTAAAGGGTGACCTGCCAGATTGTGAGGCTGACCAACTACTGCAAATGATTCAGGTACAGCAGATGCAGCGACCAAAACTGATTGGGGAAGAAACTGCACAATCAAGAGATGAAAG GGTGCAAAAAACTGACCTGGAACAAGCTTTAGACGTTAACCATCCCTTTGATGGAACAGGCATGTTAGATGAAGATGAGGAGAATTTCCAAAGAGCCCTTGCTCTAAGTAAACAGGAAATTGATATGGAAGATGAAGAAGCTGATCTTCGTAGAGCCATTCAACTTAGTATGCAAG GAGGCCATCAAAGTGAGTTTTCAGACTCTGCATCGCAGAATATACCACATTCGTCTGGTACAAGTCAGTTTGAATCTCTTTCTTCAGAAGAGCTGCGAAGGAGAAGACAGACGTATTTTGAAAA ACAGCAGCAACAGTCGCAGCAAGGCCAGACCCCAGATATACACGATAAGCCAGCTACAAGTTCAAATGCACTAGGAACAGACCCAG GAGGCGATATGAGTGAAGAAGACATGCTTCAAGCAGCCATGAATATGTCCTTGGAATCTGTTAGGAACTGCCTaaatacagaagaaaagaaatga
- the ATXN3 gene encoding ataxin-3 isoform X9: MIQVQQMQRPKLIGEETAQSRDERVQKTDLEQALDVNHPFDGTGMLDEDEENFQRALALSKQEIDMEDEEADLRRAIQLSMQGGHQSEFSDSASQNIPHSSGTSQFESLSSEELRRRRQTYFEKQQQQSQQGQTPDIHDKPATSSNALGTDPGGDMSEEDMLQAAMNMSLESVRNCLNTEEKK; this comes from the exons ATGATTCAGGTACAGCAGATGCAGCGACCAAAACTGATTGGGGAAGAAACTGCACAATCAAGAGATGAAAG GGTGCAAAAAACTGACCTGGAACAAGCTTTAGACGTTAACCATCCCTTTGATGGAACAGGCATGTTAGATGAAGATGAGGAGAATTTCCAAAGAGCCCTTGCTCTAAGTAAACAGGAAATTGATATGGAAGATGAAGAAGCTGATCTTCGTAGAGCCATTCAACTTAGTATGCAAG GAGGCCATCAAAGTGAGTTTTCAGACTCTGCATCGCAGAATATACCACATTCGTCTGGTACAAGTCAGTTTGAATCTCTTTCTTCAGAAGAGCTGCGAAGGAGAAGACAGACGTATTTTGAAAA ACAGCAGCAACAGTCGCAGCAAGGCCAGACCCCAGATATACACGATAAGCCAGCTACAAGTTCAAATGCACTAGGAACAGACCCAG GAGGCGATATGAGTGAAGAAGACATGCTTCAAGCAGCCATGAATATGTCCTTGGAATCTGTTAGGAACTGCCTaaatacagaagaaaagaaatga